From a region of the Streptomyces sp. B21-083 genome:
- a CDS encoding response regulator transcription factor: MTTTSPQGRTELLRPDGSPVRVLVVDDELSITELLSMALRYEGWQIRSAGDGTGAVQTAREFRPDAVVLDMMLPDMDGLTVLGRLRRELPEVPVLFLTAKDAVEDRIAGLTAGGDDYVTKPFSLEEVVARLRGLIRRSGAADRRSDSVLVVGDLTLDEDSHEVSRAGDGIHLTATEFELLRFLMRNPRRVLSKAQILDRVWSYDFGGQANVVELYISYLRRKIDAGREPMIHTRRGAGYLIKPAG; encoded by the coding sequence ATGACCACGACCTCGCCCCAGGGGCGCACCGAACTGCTGAGGCCGGACGGGAGCCCCGTCCGAGTGCTTGTGGTGGACGACGAGCTGTCGATCACCGAACTGCTCTCCATGGCCCTCCGCTACGAAGGCTGGCAGATCCGCAGCGCCGGTGACGGAACGGGTGCGGTGCAGACCGCGCGCGAGTTCCGGCCCGATGCCGTCGTTCTCGACATGATGCTGCCCGACATGGACGGCCTCACCGTTCTCGGTCGGTTGCGGCGCGAACTGCCCGAGGTGCCGGTGCTGTTCCTGACGGCGAAGGACGCCGTCGAGGACCGGATCGCGGGCCTCACCGCCGGTGGCGACGACTATGTGACCAAGCCCTTCAGCCTCGAAGAGGTCGTGGCACGGCTGCGTGGTCTGATCCGGCGTTCAGGTGCCGCCGACCGGCGGTCCGACTCCGTCCTGGTCGTCGGTGACCTCACCCTCGACGAGGACAGCCACGAGGTGTCGCGTGCCGGGGACGGTATCCACCTCACCGCGACCGAGTTCGAGTTGCTGCGCTTCCTCATGCGCAACCCGCGGCGCGTGCTCAGCAAGGCCCAGATACTCGACCGTGTGTGGTCGTACGACTTCGGCGGCCAGGCGAACGTCGTCGAGCTGTACATCTCCTACCTGCGACGGAAGATCGACGCCGGGCGCGAGCCGATGATCCACACCCGGCGCGGTGCCGGGTATCTGATCAAGCCCGCCGGCTGA
- a CDS encoding amidohydrolase family protein has protein sequence MDVAEVRRFWTRLGLPGLVDVHTHFMPERVLRKVWAFFDAVGSMNGGIEWPITYRLEEDERLALVRAFGVRAFTAMIYPHKAGMAQWLNQWAADFAGRTPDCLHTSTLFPEPGVEAYVREAVESGARVFKAHVQVGAYDPADELLDPAWGLLAEAGTPVVIHCGSGPAPGKHTGPEPVGRVLARHPRLRLIVAHMGMPEYGDFLGLAERYGEVRLDTTMAFTDFAERINPFPRPELPRLADLGDRILLGSDFPNIPYPYVHQLHALEWLGLGDDWLRAVCHDNGARLFGL, from the coding sequence ATGGACGTCGCCGAGGTCCGGCGGTTCTGGACGCGGCTCGGGTTGCCCGGTCTGGTCGACGTGCACACGCATTTCATGCCCGAGCGGGTGCTGCGCAAGGTCTGGGCCTTTTTCGACGCTGTCGGGTCGATGAACGGCGGCATCGAGTGGCCGATCACCTACCGGCTGGAGGAGGACGAACGGCTCGCGCTGGTCCGGGCGTTCGGGGTGCGGGCGTTCACCGCCATGATCTACCCGCACAAGGCCGGCATGGCCCAGTGGCTCAACCAGTGGGCGGCGGACTTCGCGGGCCGTACCCCCGACTGTCTGCACACCTCGACGCTGTTCCCCGAGCCGGGCGTCGAGGCGTACGTCAGGGAGGCCGTCGAGTCCGGCGCGCGCGTCTTCAAGGCGCATGTGCAGGTGGGGGCGTACGACCCCGCCGACGAACTCCTCGACCCGGCCTGGGGACTGCTCGCCGAGGCCGGGACGCCCGTGGTGATCCACTGCGGGTCAGGTCCGGCACCGGGCAAGCACACCGGGCCCGAACCGGTCGGGCGCGTGCTGGCGCGGCATCCCCGGCTGCGGCTGATCGTCGCGCACATGGGGATGCCTGAGTACGGGGACTTCCTCGGCCTTGCCGAGCGGTACGGCGAGGTGCGGTTGGACACGACGATGGCGTTCACCGACTTCGCGGAGCGGATCAACCCGTTCCCCCGGCCCGAACTCCCCCGGCTGGCGGACCTCGGCGACCGGATCCTGCTCGGCTCGGACTTCCCGAACATTCCGTATCCGTACGTCCACCAGCTGCACGCCCTGGAGTGGTTGGGCCTCGGCGACGACTGGCTCCGGGCCGTGTGTCACGACAACGGGGCGCGGCTGTTCGGGCTGTGA
- a CDS encoding DUF2797 domain-containing protein, which yields MAQAWRCSGLRWSADGPVLRWDGGRDSALTWGKRVAFGVTEGGVRTCVGARGNACPIRAGVSGRSTGARCEECARLDRAHSVAADTIADDPRPYHVYLAWFGPGMTKVGITALERGSARLLEQGAVAFSWLGVGPLMAARRTEELLRAALRVPDRIPYADKRAVRAALPGSAAERAVEVEELHARAVGLGGWPESLERASCQVVDHVGVFGLTEPTPAPAVGAVRELVAGGVVGGELVAAAGPDLHLAVEDGPGVVVLDTRLMTGWELVPVGGGGLTVPVREFKTTKEAAGVQDGLF from the coding sequence ATGGCACAGGCGTGGAGATGCTCGGGGCTGCGATGGTCGGCGGACGGTCCCGTGCTGCGGTGGGACGGGGGGCGTGACAGCGCGCTGACCTGGGGGAAGAGGGTGGCCTTCGGGGTCACGGAAGGGGGCGTACGGACATGTGTGGGAGCGCGGGGGAATGCCTGTCCGATACGGGCAGGGGTGTCGGGGCGGAGTACGGGGGCGCGCTGCGAGGAGTGCGCGCGGCTGGACCGGGCGCACTCGGTCGCCGCCGACACGATCGCGGACGATCCACGGCCCTATCACGTATATCTGGCCTGGTTCGGGCCTGGGATGACCAAGGTCGGCATCACGGCGCTGGAGCGGGGCTCGGCGCGGCTGCTTGAGCAGGGTGCCGTCGCATTCAGCTGGCTGGGCGTCGGCCCGCTGATGGCCGCCCGGCGTACGGAGGAGCTGCTGCGCGCCGCACTCCGGGTCCCGGACCGGATTCCGTACGCCGACAAGCGGGCGGTGCGGGCCGCTCTGCCGGGGTCGGCGGCGGAGCGGGCCGTGGAGGTCGAGGAACTGCACGCCCGGGCGGTGGGGCTGGGTGGCTGGCCCGAGTCCCTGGAGCGGGCGTCCTGCCAAGTCGTCGACCACGTCGGGGTGTTCGGGCTGACGGAGCCGACGCCGGCGCCGGCCGTGGGTGCGGTGAGGGAGCTGGTCGCGGGAGGTGTCGTCGGGGGCGAGCTGGTGGCGGCTGCCGGGCCCGATCTGCATCTCGCGGTCGAGGACGGGCCGGGGGTGGTGGTGTTGGATACGAGGTTGATGACCGGGTGGGAACTGGTGCCGGTCGGGGGCGGTGGACTGACCGTTCCTGTGCGGGAGTTCAAGACGACGAAGGAGGCGGCGGGGGTACAGGACGGGCTGTTCTGA
- a CDS encoding methyltransferase domain-containing protein, with protein MPRRYGRVLGVGCGSGDLARLPAGRSTASVLGIDSDPGIVQRARERRCGWGR; from the coding sequence TTGCCCAGACGGTACGGCCGTGTCCTCGGCGTCGGCTGCGGCAGCGGCGACCTGGCGCGGCTGCCGGCCGGGCGGAGTACGGCGTCGGTGCTCGGCATCGACTCCGATCCCGGGATCGTCCAACGGGCCCGGGAACGCCGTTGCGGGTGGGGCCGGTGA